From Xiphophorus couchianus chromosome 7, X_couchianus-1.0, whole genome shotgun sequence:
GCCAGGCAGACGCCGACCTGACAAAGTGAAGCCATTCTGACTGAAAACCCAGTACAGGTGCCTCACAGCTGCACCAATCACATGCAGACAGTGAATTGATAAGATGATCAACTGTCCAGCACACAGCTGCTTTCAAAGAGAGGTTCAGCTCTATCCCTCAATCACTGATGCAAATTAAGACTTCTGCAACAAAGGTCACCTTGACAAAAGGCCATgtcttcctgtgtgtgtgcagatcTTCGTTCTTCAAGCTGGGTCGTAActcaattttcttctttttaaaaaaaaaaaaaaaaattttcttgcAGAGAGAAGAGGGAAAATACATAAAGCAAAGGTACAGAGGACAGGATTTGACGAACGGGCTGCTCACTCTAACCATTGTACCAAGCCTACTGAGACTGCTGTGTGCTTGATCAACATAGATATTCCAAAGGTTCATCTGGCGGCCAAGAGATTCTCAAAGGCTCCTTTGATCGTTCATGGGTACCAAGACCACTCTCCAGGACTTTTCTTTGTGTTCCAGTCTCCAGACCCAGTCTCTGGAGCTCCTCAGTTGATCTCCTGACAAgtttttctgtggattttctaTGCCTTGGAGTTGACAACTTGATAAGTTTCTCCACAAGTTCTTCTGTTGGGTCTTTAGAGTTCCTCTGTTGGGAATATCTCAGGTTTCTTCACCACCACTGTTAGCCTACAGGATTTCACTTCCACCCTATAAACGTCCAGTGCTCCCGGGATGTTGGTCATCTTCTATGACTTCTTCTTCTAAAGCCCCTGAATGTCCAGAAGGTTATTTTGAGATCTCTTTGTTCCAGACATGAATTGGTGGTTTTGGTGGTGAGGATGACGCAGTAGACCCATGATGTGGAGAAAATGGTGGTTTAATGATGAATCTCACTAAATACAGAAGTCCAGGCAGCATAGGTGAGTAGAGAAGCCAGAAACTCAGAAACTGGTAGCACTGGCCACTAACAAGGCACAGACACGACAAAAGCCAATGACAAGTACCCCACgtggaaacacagacacaggtgggattaaatacaaaaGGGCTAATCAGGGAACATGAGACACAGGTGGGAACAATCAGGGGCACAAGAACTAAATTAActagaaaacaacacaaacctaAATCCTCACAGTTCCCTTGGACGACCACCAGGCCACCCatttgaactctttttttttttgttgttgttgtgtcttTGGGTTTGTATTCAACACTCTTGTGTTAATTAGTCTCTGTCCCTCAGTTTACCCAATCTGCATTCTGCAACAGTTGTTCctcttttgtttctgattaGCTCCTCTGATTATTCTGTCAGTTCCACCTCTACCTCTTTATAAAAGTTTATCTGTTGTCATTATTCTTCACTGGACTCTTCTGCTTTCTGCCTGCCTCCTTCGACTTGACCTGCTTTAATTGTTGTAagtaattcattattttattaaagtattaaattttGCCACAGTCAATCTCTACACTTGGGTACTCTGCAAACTGAAATCTAACAATAACAGCTGTGTGACAGTCAGACAGTGTAATCCAGAGAGAAATTTAAGCTACGATGTCAGAAATAAGTCCTAAGTGTCTCTTCCATAGGACTCGTATGTCATTTACTGGAAGGAGCAGCCtggataaaaaacatttcttaattgGTTCAAGAACTGTCAAGTTAGCATTTTCTTTGAAGTTATGTGGTATAAActgttttatatcaatatattttattataagaGGAATGGCCTTAAAATTCTAGATGTGAATGttagaagttatttttaaaaaatgctaaattgaCAAGCTTGTTTTGCAATGTTGCtagaaaattatttcacagaaaatgtaGTGTACATGGTGTTGGGAAGCAAatgatgttttcatgatgtgttaattaaatatacatttattctATAGTTTGAGATCTAATTTAAAGGCACCGCTTGGTGCTTTCTGTGTAATTTAAGCATTAAACATCTAAATTATCCACAAGTAAACCAATAAGATTGTAAGAAGATTCAGGTATTGCtctcaaaaacaatatttggttTAAACTGTTCAGCATTCTTAAAACTTGCAACTTCCTCATGAAAAGACAATTCTCACAGTTTTCATGTagttctgtttttgctgcagatAAGACAGACAAACCAATGGAGGAAATCTATGCTAATGGTTCTTTCAGCAACATTTCAGTTGTAAAGGACAGAGGTAAGGATGATCTAGGAAGGAAaagcacaaatttattttctcaatatTACCCAGGAGAAATTAATGGTATTGAAATAAATTGTCTAAAGGTTCTAGCAGCTCTAAGAAGAGGATCTATGTGGGTATTATTATCTTTCTGGGGATCCTGAATGTTGGCCTCATTATTGGACTCATCAGCCTTGGTTTCCACAGTGAGTTTTGTTGTCATACATTTATCTCTCATCGccctgctttgttttatttcttaaggcATGAAACATGGCTtgaaataaagagaagaaataatttcataaatgaaTACTATCACAACAACACAATGGCTTGCAAAATAATTCATGCCCCTTGAATTTTTCCGcagtttattatattatatacataaacAAGCAGAGTGATGTGCAGTGATAGTTCTCCATCACacattgttttgcattttggctaaaaagttaaattttggcctcatctgaccaaaacatcaTCTTCCAACTGCAAACTGGACttcttatggttttcttttgGTTACTCTTTCATATGAACCACATTTGTGCTGTGGTTGTCTTGTGGACTAGTGGTTGTCCTGTGGACAGATTCTCCAACTTGAGCTGTGGATCAGGCGGGACACTGATCAGAGATGAGCCTGTTTGCTCTCCTGCTCTGCTTGTTCGGCCTGTAAGTTTAGGTGGACGGCCTTGTCTTGGTAGGTTTACAGTTCTGCCATACTTTCTCCATttccagatgatggattgaacagtgctCTGTTCAAAacttgagaaatattttatagtgtaaatcagctttaaacttctccacaactttctccctgacctgtccTGTGTGTTGCTTGGACTTCATGATGCCGTTTGCTCCCCAATATTCTCTTAACATCTGAGGcgtcacagagcagctggatttatactgagatcaGATCAGATTACACACATGGACTCTAGTCAGTCATTAGGAGTCATCAGgcaacttctgaaggcaatcAGTTGCACTCAGAATAAAAAATGGGGTTGAATacttttgtggttgtaatgtgacaaaatatagaaaagttcaaagggtatTAATACTTTACAAGTGTTTAGGAAAattctttttagttttgatgAAGGGAGATACACTGACTCGGAGAAATGCACATTTgtctttagatattttatttagaaaattagAGTAAGTCTCAGAGatcaatgtgtgtgtgagagagagataCAAAAAGAAGTGAAACTTAGCACATACAATTCTCCTTTTATATATTTTCGGTCACTTACACAGTGCCTACCATCCAGCTCTCTATAGGGACTTTCTCCCATCTCTGGTTAATTAGTACCTCTGTCCCTCAATCAAACCCGGTTCAAAGGAGTTTCGGtggaaagtagaaaaaaacatctctgaAACCTTCATTATTAGTTAATTCTTCCCATTAAATAAgccaaagttttattttccaagtcACTGAATTTCCTtggaattaaataaaagttttagcAGATTCTCTGTtagattaattttgtttctgtgacaAAACCCTCTGAAAATGATTGCCCTACttataaatcagaaaaaaaatgatcaatGTCATCAAAATTCAGAGTTGTATAAGTCTTAGTCTGTTGaccattttttaaacaagtaaacatattttatcaggcttaaacaaacatgttttgcatttctGATATATTTTACCTTACATTATTTCAGCTCATGCATTATCCAGCTTGGCAGCAGGTCTCTCTGATACGAAAGACAATCTGACTGATCGTCTCCAGTCCAGCAATGACCAGTTTTCTGCCATGACTAAAGAAAGAGACCAATTGAATCGCATCAAAGTCAATCTGACTGATAGTCTCCAGTCCAGCAATGTCCAACTTTCTGCACTGACTaaggaaaaaaacagtctgaatGCAAAACTCACAGAATTGTCTAATGAAGTGACCAGGCTTCAGAGTTTGTCAAGTAAGTCCTTAAGTGTTTGTGTGAACAGCTTATTTATCCTTATAATGTAGACATTGGTTTAAGTTGGTTTTAAATTATCTACTTGTTCATATTTTAGTGACTAGTGAAATGAGTGATGAAGCAAAATTGCATTGTAAAATCTAAAtgattttgaaaacattgttttcttctaacagtaacaaaaataattagtaaagtttttttttgttttttttttttaaatgaagctaattatttttttggctgttttagACAAAATCTGTCCTGCAGGATGGAGGATGTTCAGTTGTTCTTGTTATTTCCTCTCTACAACATCTGGTTCCTGGAATAAAGCCAGAGAAGACTGCAGGAACAGAGGAGGAGATCTGGTGGTGATAAGCGACGATGATGAACAGGTGACGTGGTCTTTCAGTGTGAGATTCATTTATGTTTGCGAATGAGATTCATATTTTCCTATGTGCTTTAATAtaaagatccatccatccatccattttctaacacccttgtcacTAGTgaggtcaggaggtgctggtgcctctccagctaacattccgggcgagaggcagggtcaccctggacaggaagccagtctgtcacagggcaacacagagacagacaggacacacaaccatgcacacacacacacactcacacctagggagaatttagagagaacAATTaccctaacagtcatgtttttggactgtgggaggaagccggagtacccatagagaacccacgcatgcacagggagaacatgcaaacgcCAATATTaagattgtgctataaaatgtttccatactGTTTCTAGAATTTGAATACAATCTACAGACATTTCCAACttaattgcatattttatatgtgTTCCACATGAAGCAGTACATCTGTCTACAATGCATATTGTAGACAGATGTACTGAATTAgttcacttttttctgttttgattacTTGCCAAAACAATAATATCAAAGATAAAGTGAGTAGATAcaaacttttttaatttatgaagaGACAAAGCTGTGTAAACACATCTTGCCCTGTGTGAGAAAACAGTGAgtctttaaaactaaaaactggttgtgcaattttctgcaaattaaatCAGCCACAATGTGTCATGCTGAGGTTGGGTTTTCTTAGCCAACACTTAGAAACACACTGATGGTAgataaaagtttaacttttttttgttgttaaacaCAGAAGTGTGGAAATTGCT
This genomic window contains:
- the LOC114148966 gene encoding CD209 antigen-like protein E, which encodes MTKERDQLNRIKVNLTDSLQSSNVQLSALTKEKNSLNAKLTELSNEVTRLQSLSNKICPAGWRMFSCSCYFLSTTSGSWNKAREDCRNRGGDLVVISDDDEQKFVVALTETSAWIGLRKETEGSWKWVDGTALSSELKKFWGEEQPDNSGGKEDCVQIWGNSKTWNDDKCDAKIKWICEKAPM